The Conger conger chromosome 15, fConCon1.1, whole genome shotgun sequence genome contains a region encoding:
- the LOC133111204 gene encoding cytochrome c oxidase subunit 5A, mitochondrial-like, producing MFRAAVRLSVSGVRSLARPRASYTAPLASRCYSHGGQETDEEFDARWVTYFNKPDIDAWELRKGMNTLIGYDLVPEPKIIDAALRACRRLNDLASAVRILEAVKNKAGSHKDIYPYLIQELRPTLDELGVPTPEELGIHKV from the exons ATGTTCAGAGCCGCAGTTCGACTTTCAGTCTCCGGGGTTCGGAGTTTGGCACGACCACGGGCTTCATATACCG CTCCGTTGGCATCCCGCTGTTACTCTCATGGCGGCCAAGAGACGGATGAAGAGTTTGATGCCCGCTGGGTCACCTATTTCAACAAGCCCGACATCGATGCCTGGGAGCTAAGgaaag GCATGAATACTCTCATTGGTTATGACCTGGTACCAGAACCAAAGATTATCGATGCAGCATTGCGAGCTTGTCGAAGGTTAAATGACCTGGCCAGTGCTGTCCGTATCCTTGAGGCAGTCAAG AATAAAGCTGGCTCTCACAAAGATATATACCCATACTTGATTCAAGAACTCCGGCCTACTCTGGATGAACTAGGCGTCCCCACACCCGAAGAGCTCGGCATCCACAAAGTATAG